CAATTAAAAGCTGCATCTTTTGAGCTTGTTGTTGTGTGGTTAGGGGAGGAAGTAGGGATGGATTACTTGGATAAGCCATTCCATTATAAGCTAATTGCACTGCACCTTGATTGCGAGATTGCACCACTAAATTTTTCCAACCATGACTTTGTTGTTGACTGACATAAATAGGTGGGTTTATAACCGTGGTTTTATTGATTAATTTAAATTTCTGATTAGGTAAACCTTGATAAATCAATAAGGTACATCCACCAGAGCCGCACCAGTCTAAACCTTGTAGTAATACTAGAGCATCAGGTTGACCATCTTGATTTAAATCATGAAAAGCTGATAAATATTGGGTTTGGTCTTGAGTGTATTGATATACGCTTTGTTGTAAGGCGTGCTGTGTGGAAGGATTAGTTTGTTTAGGTGTTTGCTCTATTACTGTAGTACATCCTGCGAAGCATAAAATACATCCTAAATGTAGAAATTTCATATTTATTTAACCCTTTGAATCCCAATACTGAGTCATTGTATTGTACAAAGATTTATCAATCATGCATGATTTTATGTACTCCTAGCATAGTCATAATGACAGTTTGAAAATAGGGTTGAGGCGTTGGATAAGGTAAAAATTAAATTTAAAATTTTGCTTTTTATGATAATAGCAATGAAATATAGCTTAAATTTGCTCAATAATACGGGAGTTTTTAGTCTGAAATATCATGAATTAAGGTGAGGTAAAATAAATCAGAGTATAAAATTGAGTCTCTGAATGAGTATATTAATTTTTACTGGCGATTTAGTACTGTAAAACTTAAAATCTTCACAATTTTTTTGATTTTTTTGACATGCCTTTAGATCAAACCTTTGTATATATGCCTCCCCAAGACCCCCTTGCTATCCTCTATGAAGATGCAGACTTGGTCGTCATTGATAAGCCTGCAGAATTATTGTCCGTTCCGGGGCGTTTACCTGAACATCATGATAGTGCTTATTTTCGTGTCTTAGAGCAATTTCCCAATGCTAAAATCACCCACCGTTTAGATATGGCAACCTCTGGAATTTTAATGTTTGCGAAACATAGAGATGCGGAAGTCGCGATCAGTAAAATGTTTCAGGCGCGTACTGTGAAGAAAAATTATATTGCTTTGGTGCAGGGAAAATTAGACGGTGAGGGCAGTGTAGATGTTCCACTCATCACAGATTGGGAAAATCGTCCTCGTCAAATGGTGCATTTTGAGCTAGGTAAATCAGCCCAAACACTGTATCAAGCTTTAAATTATGATGAGCA
The DNA window shown above is from Acinetobacter piscicola and carries:
- a CDS encoding RluA family pseudouridine synthase, with the translated sequence MPLDQTFVYMPPQDPLAILYEDADLVVIDKPAELLSVPGRLPEHHDSAYFRVLEQFPNAKITHRLDMATSGILMFAKHRDAEVAISKMFQARTVKKNYIALVQGKLDGEGSVDVPLITDWENRPRQMVHFELGKSAQTLYQALNYDEQQDITRVLLTPITGRSHQLRVHMMHIGHPITGDKIYHPDPKQSPLKRMALHASYLEFIQPLNGEKVIIQGDVPF